Genomic segment of Cronobacter dublinensis subsp. dublinensis LMG 23823:
CAGCCGTAAACCGTTACCCGGCCGTCTGCAACCGGAACGACGCCATCGCCTCCACCAGTTGCTGGGCCTGTTCTTCCAGCGAACGGGTCGCGGCGGAGGATTGCTGCACCAGCGCGGCGTTCTGCTGGGCGGTTTCGTCCATCTGGCTCACCGCGATATTTACCTGTTCAATGCCGCGACTCTGCTCCAGCGACGCATCGGCAATCTCGCGCACCAGCTTCGTCATCCGCAACACTTCTTCGGCGATTTCATCCATCGTCTCCCCGGCCTGCAGGGCCAGCTCGCTGCCCTCGCCCACCTGACTCTGGGAATTACTGATAAGCGTGCGGATCTCTTTCGCCGCCTCGGCGCTGCGGCTGGCGAGCGTGCGCACTTCGCCCGCCACGACCGCAAACCCGCGCCCCTGCTCGCCCGCGCGCGCGGCTTCCACCGCCGCGTTCAGCGCGAGGATATTGGTCTGGAAAGCGATGGCGTCAATCACGCTCAGAATGTCGCCGATACGGTTGGAACTCCCGGAAATATCACGCATCTTTTCAATCACATAACACACCATCTCGCTGCCGCGATCGGCGGTATCGGAAACCGCCTTCGCCAGCTGATGCGCCATTCCGGCGTTGTCGGCGTTTTGCTTCACCGTCGCGGTGATCTGCTCCATGCTCGCCGCCGTCTGCTCAAGCGACGTAGCGGTGGATTCGGTGCGCTGGGCCAGATCGACGTTGCCCGCCGCCAGCTCGCGGCTGCCGGTGTCTATCTGCGCGCTGGCGTCACGCACGCGCATCACCGACTCCGCCAGCGACAGACGCATGGTTTCGATAGCGCTGATAAGACGCCCCAGCTCGTTATTGCTGGTCGCCGTCAGCGCGCGCGTTAAATCGCCCGCCGCCACGTGCTCCAGCTGTTCCACCGACTGTTCAAGCGGGCGTAACAGCAGATGACGCAGCGCCAGCCAGACCAGCGTCATGATGGCGGCCGTCAGCAGCGCAACCAGCCCAATCAGCGCCAGCATCACCTGTTTTTGCGTCAGCACGCTTGCCACTTCCCGGCTACCGCGCGCCTCGCCCCAGCGCTGGAACGCGTGCACGTCGTTATCAAACGCGCGGGTCAGCGGGATGAGACCGTTACCGAGCAGATCGTAATAATCATCCGGGCTCTGCTTATTGAGCGCGGCCATCATCGGCGCGAGCCCCTGACTGTTCAGCGCGTTAAAGCTTTGATTGAGTTTGCTTAACAGCAGCGCGCCCTGTTCGTCATCGACATCGCCGGTCAGCACCGTTTTCAGCAGTTGCTGGCCGCGCACCAGTTCGCCCGCGATGGTTTTAATGGAGGTGGCGGCGTCATCGACCATGCCGATTTCCATCAGGCGCACCGCCTGCCCCGCCTCGTTGCGCGCGCGCAACAGCAGCGTATAACCTTCGTTCAGACGCATCATTTTCTCACCCTGCAACGCATTAATGCGCTGTAAGGAGGCAGAACTTTGCGTCAGAGAATAGATGCCCATGGCGCTTACGAGCAGAAGCAGAAAAGCCATGACTGCCAACAGCGTCAGCAGCCCAGTACGGATAGAGAGATTTCTCAACATATGGGTCCCGGTCATCGCGATAGCGTATTCCATTGAGTAAAAAACTATCGGCAATGACCGGGGAAAGTTTAGACAATTTAGTCAGATCAATATCTTATATATGAAAAGTTAGTGTGGCGTCACACGCGTTACCTCGGCGCTCTGGCGGCTCTCCCAGAGCACCGTCAGCCCGCGTTGCAGCGCGATAAAAATAAACAGCAGCAGGCCGATGGCGATTTTGGTCCACCAGGAGCTTAACGTGCCGTCGAAGTTAATATAGGTCTGAATCAGCCCCTGGATAGCCACCCCAAACAGCGTGCCGAGCACCGTGCCGACGCCGCCGGAGAGCAGCGTGCCGCCAATCACCACTGACGCGATGGCGTCCAGTTCAACCCCCACGCCCGCGAGCGCATAACCCGCCGAGGTGTACACGGAGAAGACGATGCCTGCGAGCGTGGCAAGCCCGGTTGAGAGCATATAGATGCGCACCGTGACGCTGCGGGTTGAGATGCCCATCAGGTTTGCGGACGTGGCGTTGCCGCCGATGGCGTACACCTGGTTGCCAAAGCGGGTGCGGTGCGCGAGAAAAATCCCGATAACCACCACGCCGAGCATCAGCAGTCCCATCGCGCTGAGCCGTCCGCCGCCGGGGATTTTCCAGGCGA
This window contains:
- a CDS encoding methyl-accepting chemotaxis protein encodes the protein MLRNLSIRTGLLTLLAVMAFLLLLVSAMGIYSLTQSSASLQRINALQGEKMMRLNEGYTLLLRARNEAGQAVRLMEIGMVDDAATSIKTIAGELVRGQQLLKTVLTGDVDDEQGALLLSKLNQSFNALNSQGLAPMMAALNKQSPDDYYDLLGNGLIPLTRAFDNDVHAFQRWGEARGSREVASVLTQKQVMLALIGLVALLTAAIMTLVWLALRHLLLRPLEQSVEQLEHVAAGDLTRALTATSNNELGRLISAIETMRLSLAESVMRVRDASAQIDTGSRELAAGNVDLAQRTESTATSLEQTAASMEQITATVKQNADNAGMAHQLAKAVSDTADRGSEMVCYVIEKMRDISGSSNRIGDILSVIDAIAFQTNILALNAAVEAARAGEQGRGFAVVAGEVRTLASRSAEAAKEIRTLISNSQSQVGEGSELALQAGETMDEIAEEVLRMTKLVREIADASLEQSRGIEQVNIAVSQMDETAQQNAALVQQSSAATRSLEEQAQQLVEAMASFRLQTAG
- the yjfF gene encoding galactofuranose ABC transporter, permease protein YjfF, which translates into the protein MIKRNLPLTITLAVFVLGYLYCLTQFPGFASTRVICNILTDNAFLGIIAVGMTFVILSGGIDLSVGSVIAFTGVFLAKAIGFWGMSPLVAFPLILLMGCAFGALMGWLIDALKIPAFIITLAGMFFLRGVSYLVSEESIPINHPIYDTLSSLAWKIPGGGRLSAMGLLMLGVVVIGIFLAHRTRFGNQVYAIGGNATSANLMGISTRSVTVRIYMLSTGLATLAGIVFSVYTSAGYALAGVGVELDAIASVVIGGTLLSGGVGTVLGTLFGVAIQGLIQTYINFDGTLSSWWTKIAIGLLLFIFIALQRGLTVLWESRQSAEVTRVTPH